A stretch of the Staphylococcus sp. NRL 16/872 genome encodes the following:
- the fabI gene encoding enoyl-ACP reductase FabI, giving the protein MINLENKTFVIMGIANKRSIGFGVAKVLDQLGANLVFTYRKDRSRKELEKLLDQLNQQDPKLYQIDVQKDEDVVNGFAKIGEEVGNIDGVYHSIAFANIEDLRGRFSETSREGFLLAQDISSYSLTIVAHEAKKIMPNGGSIVATTYLGGEFAVQNYNVMGVAKASLEANVKYLAYDLGPDNIRVNAISAGPIRTLSAKGVGGFNTILKEIEERAPLRRNVDQEEVGKTAAYLLSDFSSGVTGENIHVDSGFHAIK; this is encoded by the coding sequence ATGATTAATCTTGAAAATAAAACATTCGTTATTATGGGTATTGCTAATAAACGTAGTATCGGATTCGGCGTTGCGAAAGTATTAGACCAATTAGGTGCTAACTTAGTATTTACATATCGTAAAGATCGTAGCCGTAAAGAGTTAGAAAAACTATTAGATCAATTAAATCAACAAGATCCAAAATTATACCAAATTGACGTACAAAAAGATGAAGACGTCGTAAATGGTTTCGCTAAAATTGGTGAAGAAGTTGGAAATATTGATGGCGTTTATCACTCAATCGCTTTTGCAAATATTGAAGATTTACGTGGTCGTTTCTCAGAAACATCTCGCGAAGGTTTCTTATTAGCTCAAGATATTAGTTCTTATTCATTAACTATCGTTGCGCATGAAGCTAAAAAAATCATGCCAAATGGCGGTAGTATTGTAGCTACAACTTATTTAGGTGGAGAATTTGCTGTTCAAAACTACAACGTTATGGGTGTAGCGAAAGCTAGTTTAGAAGCCAACGTTAAATATTTAGCTTATGACTTAGGTCCAGATAATATTCGCGTTAACGCGATTTCTGCAGGTCCTATTCGTACATTAAGTGCTAAAGGTGTTGGTGGTTTCAACACAATTCTTAAAGAAATTGAAGAGCGTGCGCCATTAAGACGTAACGTTGACCAAGAAGAAGTTGGTAAAACAGCAGCTTACTTATTAAGTGATTTCTCAAGTGGCGTGACTGGTGAGAATATTCACGTTGATAGTGGTTTCCACGCTATTAAATAA
- a CDS encoding monovalent cation:proton antiporter family protein: MEFFSLVIVVVAAFFTPIIVNRLNITFLPVVVAEIIMGIIIGHSFLNLVEKDSMLSILSTLGFIFLMFLSGLEIDFSTFKKDTRNRQGTNENDKHVPSHLNLALIVFVFIMIISIVLAYAFKWLGLVDDVLLMIIIISTISLGVVVPTLKEMNIMRTTIGQFILLVAVLADLVTMVLLTIYGGINGHSDSSVWLSAILLVFTAIFYVLGVVFKRMKFLHRLIGGTTQIGIRAIFALIILLVALAEGVGAEYILGAFLAGVVVSLLKPDEELVHTLDSFGYGFFIPIFFIMVGVDLNIPSLIKEPSLLIIIPILILAFIISKLIPVFFIRRWFDSKTTIASAFLLTSTLSLVIASAKIAEQLHTISPEMSGILILSAIITCVFVPIIFKKVFPIPDEANRKINIALIGKNQLTIPIVRNLSPHLYNVTLYYRKDLGDKRNLPDNVTVVEISNYEEHLLERLGLFDQDIVVCSANDDNLNREIAKLAKAHDVNRVICRLESSSEDDEMKIEGIEVFSNFISNRVFLQGLIETPNMLNILSNVETSLYEIEMLNHKYENIQLRNFPFGGDIIFVRIIRNNDSIVPHGDTQLRYKDRLIVTGSKEYVDELKSELEFYY; this comes from the coding sequence ATGGAGTTCTTTTCTCTAGTAATTGTAGTTGTAGCAGCATTTTTTACACCAATTATTGTAAATAGATTAAATATTACGTTTTTACCTGTAGTGGTGGCTGAAATTATTATGGGAATTATCATTGGCCATTCATTTTTAAATCTTGTTGAAAAAGATAGCATGCTTAGCATTCTTTCAACGCTTGGTTTTATCTTTTTAATGTTTTTAAGTGGTCTTGAAATTGACTTTAGTACATTTAAGAAAGATACACGTAATCGCCAGGGTACAAATGAAAATGACAAGCATGTGCCAAGTCATCTAAATTTAGCTTTAATAGTATTTGTATTTATTATGATTATTTCAATCGTCCTAGCTTATGCATTTAAGTGGTTAGGCCTTGTAGATGATGTATTATTAATGATTATTATTATTTCAACAATTTCGTTAGGAGTAGTCGTACCTACACTAAAAGAAATGAATATTATGCGCACCACTATTGGTCAATTTATTTTACTTGTGGCTGTTTTAGCTGATTTAGTAACAATGGTATTATTGACTATTTATGGTGGGATAAATGGACACAGTGATAGTTCGGTATGGTTATCAGCTATACTTCTTGTTTTTACAGCTATCTTTTATGTATTAGGTGTCGTCTTTAAGCGTATGAAATTTTTACATCGTTTAATTGGTGGAACGACACAAATAGGTATTAGAGCCATTTTCGCATTGATTATATTATTGGTTGCTTTAGCTGAAGGTGTTGGTGCCGAATACATATTAGGCGCTTTCTTAGCGGGTGTGGTTGTATCATTGTTGAAACCGGATGAGGAATTAGTTCATACACTCGATTCATTTGGATATGGTTTCTTTATTCCGATATTTTTTATTATGGTAGGCGTCGATTTAAATATTCCTTCCCTAATCAAAGAACCATCTTTATTAATCATAATACCTATATTAATTTTAGCTTTTATTATTTCAAAATTAATCCCAGTATTCTTTATTAGACGTTGGTTTGATAGTAAGACGACTATAGCTTCAGCGTTTCTATTAACATCAACACTATCATTAGTTATCGCTTCAGCAAAAATTGCGGAACAATTACATACTATTTCACCAGAAATGTCAGGTATTCTCATATTAAGTGCGATTATTACGTGTGTGTTTGTTCCAATCATTTTCAAAAAAGTCTTTCCAATTCCAGATGAAGCTAATCGTAAAATTAATATTGCCTTAATTGGTAAAAATCAATTAACTATTCCGATTGTTCGTAACCTATCTCCGCATTTATACAATGTGACATTGTATTATCGCAAAGATTTAGGTGATAAACGAAATTTGCCAGATAATGTGACAGTTGTTGAAATTTCGAATTACGAAGAACATTTATTAGAAAGATTAGGCTTGTTTGATCAAGATATCGTGGTATGTTCAGCTAATGATGATAATTTAAACCGCGAAATTGCTAAATTAGCTAAAGCACATGATGTAAATCGAGTCATCTGTAGACTTGAAAGTAGTAGTGAAGACGATGAAATGAAAATTGAAGGTATAGAAGTATTCAGTAACTTTATAAGTAATAGGGTCTTTCTTCAAGGCTTAATTGAGACACCGAATATGTTAAATATCTTAAGTAACGTTGAAACATCTTTATATGAAATTGAAATGCTTAATCATAAATATGAAAATATACAATTACGGAACTTCCCATTTGGTGGCGATATCATCTTTGTGCGTATTATTCGTAATAATGATTCTATTGTTCCCCATGGTGATACGCAACTTAGATATAAAGACCGTTTAATTGTTACAGGTTCTAAAGAATATGTAGATGAATTAAAATCAGAACTTGAATTTTATTATTAG
- a CDS encoding MFS transporter has protein sequence MPSSSLNNKNISKNFKIMLIILFLMEFARGMYILSYINYLPTVTSIAVGVTSAALSIHFISDAATNFVIGFLLKKFGTKIVLTLGFLLAFVSLFLVIFFPASPVVIIFSAIMLGIAVSPIWVIMLSSVEENQRGKQMGYVYFAWLLGLLVGWAFMNVLVKLHPTHFAFMMSLIVVIAWVLYYFVDVKLTNYNTKPVSEQLGQIVEVMKRHLVLFPGILLQGASISALLPILPTYATKVVGVSTIEYTVAIAIGGIGCAISMLFLSKIIDKNSRGFMYGVIFVGFILFTGFIFGLSLVTNIIIVWIVAIFIGLMYGILLPAWNTFMAGQIDPAEQEETWGVFNSVQGFGSMIGPLFGGLIAQFSNGLSNTFYFSAFIFLVLAVFYGIYFVKSERNYKDN, from the coding sequence ATGCCAAGTTCTTCGTTAAATAATAAAAACATTAGTAAAAACTTTAAGATAATGCTTATTATTCTATTTTTAATGGAATTTGCTAGAGGAATGTATATTTTAAGTTACATTAATTACTTACCTACTGTTACTTCTATAGCAGTAGGCGTAACCTCTGCAGCTTTATCAATTCATTTTATCTCCGATGCCGCAACTAATTTTGTCATCGGTTTCTTATTGAAAAAGTTCGGTACTAAAATCGTCTTAACTTTAGGTTTTTTACTCGCTTTCGTCAGTCTGTTTTTAGTAATATTTTTTCCAGCAAGTCCTGTAGTAATTATTTTTAGTGCTATTATGCTGGGTATTGCTGTAAGTCCTATTTGGGTAATTATGTTATCTAGTGTTGAAGAGAATCAACGTGGTAAACAAATGGGTTACGTCTATTTTGCATGGTTATTAGGCTTATTAGTTGGTTGGGCATTTATGAATGTATTGGTTAAATTACATCCAACCCATTTTGCTTTTATGATGTCTCTTATCGTTGTTATTGCATGGGTTTTATATTATTTTGTAGATGTTAAATTAACAAATTATAATACTAAACCTGTAAGTGAACAACTTGGACAAATTGTTGAGGTAATGAAACGCCATCTTGTACTATTCCCAGGTATCTTATTACAAGGTGCTTCTATTTCAGCATTACTTCCTATTTTACCAACATACGCTACTAAAGTTGTCGGTGTGAGTACAATCGAATATACTGTTGCTATTGCGATTGGTGGTATTGGCTGTGCCATTTCAATGCTATTCTTATCTAAAATTATTGATAAAAATAGTCGAGGTTTTATGTATGGTGTGATCTTTGTAGGTTTCATTTTATTCACCGGTTTTATCTTCGGATTATCATTAGTGACTAACATCATTATTGTATGGATTGTAGCTATATTTATCGGACTAATGTATGGTATTTTATTACCAGCTTGGAATACATTTATGGCAGGTCAAATCGATCCTGCTGAACAAGAAGAAACGTGGGGCGTTTTTAATAGTGTTCAAGGCTTTGGTTCGATGATTGGACCACTATTCGGTGGCCTTATTGCGCAATTCTCAAATGGTTTAAGCAATACGTTTTACTTTTCCGCATTTATTTTCTTAGTGTTAGCCGTATTTTATGGTATTTATTTTGTTAAAAGTGAACGTAACTATAAAGATAATTAA
- a CDS encoding AI-2E family transporter, whose translation MLNKVWFRTGIALIILFVLIKLFMEVQSVFAPIATIIGSVFLPFLISGFLFYICLPFQNILEKWGFPRWASILTIFIGLIAIIAIIVAFVAPIIFSNANNLIKSTPSLQREAEKIINFSLNQMDKLPSDVTNRINSAVKSIGDSLTGILANSFTYITSFISTIFLLVMVPFFLIYMLKDHEKFIPATAKFFKGERKVFVVDLLKDLNFTLKSYIQGQVTVSIILGIILYIGYTIIGLPYTPLLVLFAAFANLIPFLGPWLSFAPAAILGMIDSPTTFIWVCVVTLIAQQLEGNVITPNVMGKSLSIHPLTIIVVILAAGDLGGFTLILIAVPLYAVIKTIASNVFKYRQRIIDKANSDVKD comes from the coding sequence ATGCTTAACAAAGTTTGGTTTCGAACGGGAATCGCATTGATTATCCTGTTTGTGCTAATTAAATTATTTATGGAAGTACAAAGTGTCTTTGCCCCTATTGCGACAATTATTGGCTCTGTCTTCCTTCCATTCTTAATTAGCGGATTTTTATTTTATATCTGCTTACCTTTCCAAAACATCCTTGAAAAATGGGGTTTCCCACGTTGGGCTAGTATTCTAACAATATTTATAGGTTTGATTGCTATTATTGCTATTATTGTAGCTTTTGTTGCGCCGATTATTTTTTCAAATGCTAACAATTTGATTAAGTCGACACCATCATTACAACGTGAGGCTGAAAAAATTATTAATTTCTCACTTAACCAAATGGATAAATTACCAAGTGATGTGACTAATCGTATTAATTCTGCAGTAAAATCAATCGGTGATAGTCTGACTGGTATTTTAGCAAATTCATTTACTTACATAACATCATTCATATCAACTATATTCTTATTGGTTATGGTGCCTTTCTTCTTAATTTATATGTTAAAGGATCACGAAAAATTCATTCCTGCAACTGCTAAATTCTTCAAAGGTGAACGTAAAGTATTTGTAGTTGACTTGTTAAAAGATTTAAACTTCACTTTAAAATCATATATTCAGGGTCAAGTAACAGTTAGTATTATCTTAGGTATTATTTTATATATTGGCTATACAATCATTGGTTTACCTTATACGCCATTACTTGTATTATTTGCTGCTTTCGCAAATTTAATACCTTTCTTAGGTCCATGGTTATCATTCGCTCCTGCCGCTATACTAGGTATGATCGATAGCCCTACGACTTTCATTTGGGTATGTGTCGTTACTTTAATTGCACAGCAACTTGAAGGTAACGTTATCACACCAAATGTGATGGGTAAATCTTTAAGTATTCATCCATTAACTATCATTGTAGTTATCTTAGCTGCTGGTGATTTAGGTGGATTCACGCTTATTTTAATTGCTGTACCTTTATATGCAGTAATTAAAACAATTGCTAGTAATGTATTTAAATACCGTCAACGTATTATTGATAAAGCAAACAGTGATGTTAAAGATTAA
- the mgtE gene encoding magnesium transporter, translated as MSSEIEKNDKNELEEYNKRLLDDILVQDDIDRFREEFLAIHEYEQSEYFENTTLENRQRIFEFLSPKEVAEFFDQLEIDEDEYEDLFDTMDAHYASKVLENMSSDNAVDILNELSKPKVASLLTLMQREEANEIKDLLHYEEDTAGGIMTTEYISLDSETPVKEALMLVKEQAPDAETIYVIFAVNAAGQLVGVLSLRDLIVAENDAYIEDIMNTRVISVDVAEDQEDVAQKMRDYDFIAMPVIDYQSHLLGIITIDDILDVMDEEASEDYSRLAGVSDIDSTNDSVVKTATKRLPWLIVLTFLGMITATILGSFEATLSQVALLAAFIPIISGMSGNSGTQSLAVSVRNISTGEIDEQSKFKVALREAGSGFLSGIICAIILFTIIVVLYRQPFLALIVGGSLTIAMTVGTLVGSMIPLLMNKLNIDPAVASGPFITTINDIVSMLIYFGLATTFMSYLT; from the coding sequence GTGTCGTCAGAAATAGAAAAAAATGACAAAAATGAATTAGAAGAATATAATAAACGTCTACTAGACGACATTTTAGTACAAGATGATATTGATCGTTTTAGAGAAGAATTTTTAGCGATCCATGAATATGAACAGAGTGAGTACTTCGAAAATACAACTCTTGAAAATAGACAAAGAATTTTTGAATTTTTATCTCCTAAAGAGGTAGCTGAATTCTTTGATCAATTAGAAATTGATGAAGATGAATATGAAGATTTATTTGATACAATGGATGCCCATTATGCGAGTAAAGTATTAGAAAATATGTCTTCCGATAATGCCGTAGATATTTTAAATGAATTATCCAAACCCAAAGTGGCAAGTTTACTTACGTTAATGCAGCGAGAAGAAGCAAACGAAATTAAAGACTTGTTACATTATGAAGAAGATACTGCCGGTGGTATTATGACTACTGAATATATTTCTTTAGATTCAGAAACACCGGTAAAAGAAGCTTTGATGCTAGTTAAAGAACAAGCACCTGATGCTGAAACAATTTATGTTATTTTTGCGGTAAATGCAGCTGGTCAACTTGTCGGCGTTTTATCATTAAGGGATTTAATTGTTGCGGAAAATGATGCTTATATAGAAGATATTATGAATACGCGTGTAATTAGTGTTGACGTGGCAGAAGACCAAGAGGACGTTGCACAAAAAATGAGAGACTACGATTTTATCGCCATGCCTGTAATAGATTATCAAAGTCATCTATTAGGTATTATTACGATTGATGATATTTTAGACGTTATGGATGAAGAAGCTAGTGAAGACTACTCTCGATTAGCCGGGGTTTCAGATATTGATTCAACGAATGATTCAGTAGTCAAAACAGCAACCAAACGTTTACCATGGCTCATTGTATTAACATTTTTAGGAATGATTACTGCAACGATATTAGGTAGTTTCGAAGCTACTTTATCTCAAGTTGCTTTATTAGCAGCTTTTATCCCTATTATTAGTGGGATGTCAGGAAATTCAGGTACACAATCACTTGCGGTTTCTGTTAGAAATATTTCTACCGGTGAAATCGATGAACAAAGTAAATTTAAAGTGGCTTTAAGAGAAGCAGGAAGTGGATTTTTATCAGGGATTATTTGTGCTATTATACTTTTTACTATAATTGTAGTATTATATCGTCAACCGTTTTTAGCACTTATTGTGGGTGGCAGTCTAACCATTGCCATGACTGTCGGTACATTAGTCGGCTCAATGATTCCATTATTAATGAATAAATTAAATATTGACCCAGCAGTAGCAAGTGGTCCATTTATTACTACAATTAATGATATTGTTAGTATGTTAATTTATTTCGGTTTGGCAACAACATTCATGTCATATTTAACATAG
- a CDS encoding esterase family protein translates to MANFKAGKINKHILHSHILERDVTLSVYLPENYSELFKYQVIICFDGLDFLRFGRIQREYERLRREEQIQRAIIVGFHYEDVDKRREEFHPQGSRSSKTVQAVGKELLPFIDNTFPTYKVGNARILMGDSLAGSIALLTALTYPTIFSQVAMLSPHSDSTVLDKLDHCMQFKELTIWHAIGKEEADFKLPTTGERANFLTPNRALSKAIQQCGITYQYTEFDGGHNWKSWKPMLADILNYFLNEEIPLPSNEV, encoded by the coding sequence ATGGCGAATTTTAAAGCTGGTAAAATCAATAAACACATTTTACATAGTCATATTTTAGAAAGAGATGTTACGCTATCTGTTTATCTACCAGAAAATTATTCAGAACTATTTAAATATCAAGTCATCATTTGTTTTGATGGACTCGATTTTTTACGTTTTGGGAGAATACAACGTGAATATGAACGCTTAAGAAGAGAAGAACAAATTCAACGCGCGATTATCGTTGGCTTCCATTATGAAGATGTAGATAAACGACGAGAAGAATTTCATCCTCAAGGTAGTCGTAGTAGTAAGACGGTTCAAGCTGTTGGTAAAGAATTATTACCGTTTATCGATAATACATTCCCAACTTACAAAGTAGGAAATGCTAGAATACTAATGGGCGATAGCTTAGCTGGAAGTATTGCTTTGCTTACAGCACTTACTTATCCAACCATATTTAGTCAAGTCGCTATGCTCAGTCCACATTCAGATAGCACAGTATTGGATAAATTAGATCACTGCATGCAATTCAAAGAATTAACAATTTGGCATGCCATTGGTAAAGAAGAAGCAGATTTTAAACTTCCAACTACTGGAGAGCGTGCCAATTTCTTAACGCCTAATAGAGCGCTTTCAAAAGCCATTCAGCAATGTGGCATTACTTATCAATATACAGAGTTTGACGGTGGGCACAATTGGAAATCTTGGAAACCTATGTTGGCTGATATTTTAAATTATTTCTTAAATGAAGAGATTCCATTACCATCAAATGAGGTATAA
- a CDS encoding UDP-N-acetylmuramoyl-L-alanyl-D-glutamate--L-lysine ligase, producing MNANELFEKIRVKEVIGTLDINVNDITTDSRTAKEGSIFVASKGYTVDSHKFCQNVVDQGAKIIVVNRKQEIHGDVTQIIVPDTLRVASLLAHTLFEYPSQKLTTFGVTGTNGKTSIATMIHLIFRGLGKGSAYLGTNGFQINEHKTKGANTTPETVSLTKKIKDAVDKDAEAMTMEVSSHGLALGRLRGVEFDVAIFSNLTQDHLDFHGTMEAYGHAKSLLFSQLGEDLSKEKYVVLNNDDDFSEYLASVTPFEILSYGIDNEAQFMAKNIQESLQGVQFDFVTPVGTYHVQTPYVGKFNISNIMAAMIAVWSKGIKMEDIVRVVRSLEPVEGRLEVLDPSLPIDLIIDYAHTADGMNKLIDAVKPFVKQKLIFLVGMAGERDLTKTPEMGAVACRADYVIFTPDNPANDDPKMLTGELAKGATHDNYVEFDDRAEGIKHAIDIAEPGDTVVLASKGREPYQIMPGHVKLPHRDDLIGLEAAYKKFGGGPVED from the coding sequence TTGAATGCGAATGAGTTGTTCGAAAAAATAAGAGTCAAAGAAGTTATTGGGACTTTAGATATAAATGTAAATGATATTACTACAGATTCACGTACAGCAAAAGAAGGAAGTATATTTGTCGCATCAAAAGGATATACTGTTGACAGTCATAAGTTTTGCCAGAATGTAGTGGATCAAGGCGCTAAGATTATAGTGGTTAATCGCAAACAAGAAATTCATGGCGATGTAACACAAATCATCGTTCCAGATACATTAAGAGTAGCTAGTTTACTTGCTCATACATTATTTGAGTATCCAAGTCAAAAGTTAACAACTTTTGGAGTGACAGGTACGAATGGTAAAACATCAATTGCTACGATGATTCACCTCATTTTCAGAGGTTTAGGAAAAGGCAGTGCATATTTGGGCACAAATGGATTTCAAATTAATGAACACAAGACTAAAGGAGCGAACACAACCCCAGAAACAGTTTCATTAACTAAGAAAATTAAAGACGCTGTCGATAAAGATGCAGAAGCAATGACAATGGAAGTTTCAAGTCACGGCTTAGCATTAGGAAGATTAAGAGGCGTAGAATTTGATGTCGCTATCTTCTCTAATCTTACACAAGATCACTTAGACTTCCACGGGACTATGGAAGCATATGGTCATGCTAAATCACTGCTTTTCAGCCAATTAGGTGAAGATTTATCGAAAGAAAAATATGTTGTATTAAACAATGATGATGATTTTTCAGAATATCTGGCCTCAGTCACACCATTTGAGATATTGAGCTATGGTATAGATAATGAAGCGCAATTTATGGCAAAAAATATCCAAGAATCATTACAAGGTGTCCAATTCGACTTCGTCACACCAGTTGGTACATATCATGTTCAAACACCATATGTTGGTAAATTTAATATTTCAAATATCATGGCTGCAATGATTGCTGTTTGGAGTAAAGGTATTAAAATGGAAGATATTGTACGCGTCGTTAGATCATTAGAACCAGTAGAAGGACGTTTAGAAGTGTTAGATCCATCATTACCGATTGATTTAATTATAGACTATGCCCACACAGCTGATGGAATGAATAAGCTTATCGATGCAGTTAAACCGTTCGTAAAACAAAAGCTTATTTTCTTAGTAGGCATGGCTGGAGAACGAGATTTAACTAAAACGCCTGAAATGGGCGCAGTTGCATGTCGTGCAGACTATGTGATTTTCACACCAGATAACCCAGCGAATGATGACCCTAAAATGTTAACTGGTGAATTAGCTAAAGGAGCTACGCATGATAACTATGTTGAATTTGATGATAGAGCTGAAGGGATCAAACATGCGATTGACATCGCAGAACCAGGGGACACAGTCGTCTTAGCTTCTAAAGGAAGAGAACCATATCAAATTATGCCAGGACATGTTAAATTGCCTCATAGAGATGACTTAATTGGATTAGAAGCAGCTTATAAAAAATTTGGCGGTGGCCCAGTTGAGGATTAA
- a CDS encoding YueH family protein: MRIKQFSEQNEVVNVYLYKNEEIKQIMIAIPDMFWSVEIDYINMGISEIEEELVMQLFTFKDENEATRIASKLSEWIAQDLKENIK; this comes from the coding sequence TTGAGGATTAAACAATTTTCTGAACAAAATGAAGTTGTAAATGTGTATCTTTATAAAAATGAAGAGATAAAACAAATAATGATAGCTATACCAGATATGTTTTGGTCTGTAGAAATTGATTATATAAACATGGGTATAAGTGAAATTGAAGAAGAATTAGTGATGCAATTATTTACTTTTAAGGATGAAAATGAAGCGACACGTATTGCTTCTAAATTATCTGAATGGATTGCGCAAGATTTAAAGGAGAATATTAAATGA
- a CDS encoding diglucosyl diacylglycerol synthase, with product MVTQNKKLLIITGSFGNGHLQVTQSVVNQLNKMNVPHLTVIEHDLFMEAHPILTSICKKWYINSFKYFRNMYKNFYYSRPDELDKCFYKYYGLNKLINLLLKEKPDLILLTFPTPVMSVLTEQFNMRIPIATVMTDYRLQKNWITPNSHRYYVATEDTKKDFMNVGVPASDIKVTGIPISEKFEADIDKEAWLTKHRLNPDKPTILMSAGAFGVSKGFEYMIENILEKSPHSQIVMICGRSKTLKRNLELQFKSYNNVLILGYTKHMNEWMASSQLMITKPGGITISEGLTRSLPMIFLNPPPGQELENAYYFQEKGYGKIANTPEEAIEVVSDLTNHEEKLRAMSNKMMNEKVDYSTYRLCTDLLNILDSSSQQQEIYGKVPLYAKFFVK from the coding sequence ATGGTTACTCAAAATAAAAAGTTATTGATAATTACCGGCTCATTTGGAAATGGTCATTTACAAGTTACACAAAGTGTTGTTAATCAACTTAATAAAATGAATGTACCTCACTTAACGGTGATTGAACATGATTTATTTATGGAAGCGCATCCTATATTAACTTCTATTTGTAAAAAATGGTATATTAATAGCTTTAAATATTTTAGAAATATGTATAAAAACTTTTATTATAGTCGCCCTGACGAATTGGATAAATGTTTTTATAAATATTATGGTTTGAACAAATTAATAAATTTACTTCTAAAAGAGAAGCCTGACTTAATCTTATTAACGTTCCCTACTCCAGTTATGTCGGTATTAACTGAACAATTCAACATGCGTATACCAATTGCAACTGTAATGACGGACTATCGTTTGCAAAAAAACTGGATAACGCCAAATTCACACAGATATTACGTGGCCACTGAAGATACGAAAAAGGACTTTATGAATGTAGGTGTTCCTGCATCCGACATTAAAGTGACCGGCATTCCTATTTCAGAGAAATTCGAAGCAGATATTGATAAAGAAGCCTGGTTAACAAAACATCGCTTAAATCCAGATAAACCTACTATTTTAATGTCGGCTGGTGCCTTTGGAGTTTCTAAGGGCTTTGAATATATGATTGAAAACATTTTAGAAAAAAGTCCACACTCTCAAATTGTAATGATTTGTGGCCGAAGTAAAACTCTGAAACGTAATTTAGAATTACAATTTAAATCCTATAATAATGTTCTTATTCTAGGTTATACAAAACATATGAATGAGTGGATGGCTTCTAGCCAACTTATGATCACTAAACCAGGAGGTATTACTATTTCTGAGGGCTTAACGCGAAGTCTTCCTATGATTTTCTTAAATCCTCCTCCTGGACAAGAATTAGAAAATGCCTATTACTTCCAAGAAAAAGGATATGGCAAAATAGCTAACACACCTGAGGAAGCAATTGAAGTAGTTTCCGATTTAACTAATCATGAAGAAAAACTCAGAGCAATGAGTAATAAAATGATGAATGAAAAGGTTGATTACTCAACTTATAGATTATGTACCGACTTGTTAAATATTCTAGATAGTTCATCACAACAACAGGAAATTTATGGAAAGGTGCCACTCTATGCCAAGTTCTTCGTTAAATAA
- a CDS encoding YjcG family protein, translating into MNIGLALIPSESFQEEVNGYRKRYDTEYARIMPHITIKSHFEINDEDLDSVKKEISKRLDGLKPVEVHATKASSFKPTNNVIYFKVAKTDELEQLFKKFNTGNFYGEAEHPFVPHFTIAQGLSSQEFEDIYGQVELAGVDHKEIIDELSLLRFDEEEDKWKVIDTFKLA; encoded by the coding sequence ATGAATATAGGATTAGCATTAATTCCGTCAGAATCATTCCAAGAAGAAGTAAACGGTTATCGTAAACGTTATGATACTGAATATGCACGTATCATGCCTCATATTACGATTAAATCGCATTTTGAAATTAATGATGAGGATTTAGATTCAGTAAAAAAAGAAATTTCAAAAAGATTAGACGGCTTAAAACCTGTTGAAGTGCATGCTACGAAAGCTTCAAGTTTTAAACCTACAAATAATGTTATTTATTTTAAAGTAGCTAAAACTGATGAATTAGAACAACTTTTCAAAAAATTCAACACTGGAAATTTCTACGGAGAAGCGGAACATCCTTTCGTGCCTCACTTTACAATCGCTCAAGGTTTATCAAGCCAAGAATTCGAAGATATTTATGGTCAAGTAGAATTAGCAGGGGTAGATCATAAAGAAATTATCGATGAACTTTCATTATTACGTTTTGACGAAGAAGAAGATAAATGGAAAGTGATTGATACTTTCAAATTAGCGTAA